The following are encoded together in the Roseivirga misakiensis genome:
- the hemE gene encoding uroporphyrinogen decarboxylase: MELQNDLLIRAAKGEKTERTPVWLMRQAGRILPEYRAVRNSLSGFIELVTTPELAAEVTIQPVDILGVDAAIIFSDILVIPEAMGLKYEMVEKKGPWFPETVNGYDDFNKLRKADVESDLGYVLEAIKITKKELNGRVPLIGFAGAPWTIFCYMIEGQGSKTFSKARRMLYNEPLLADQLLQLITDSTIDYLKAQIAAGADIVQVFDSWAGILPPDHYQKYSMKYIAQICDAIEEVPVTVFAKGAYFARQEMRHLNCQTVGLDWNMDIQESRRLIGENKTLQGNLDPCTLYGSTTEIETATRKMLDGFGPSRHIANLGHGVYPDTDPEKVKVFINTVKEYSAVMHSTSN, from the coding sequence ATGGAATTGCAAAACGACTTACTAATAAGAGCGGCGAAAGGTGAAAAAACAGAAAGAACTCCAGTTTGGCTTATGCGTCAGGCTGGTCGAATTTTACCAGAATACCGAGCGGTTAGAAATTCACTTAGCGGTTTCATAGAATTAGTGACGACTCCCGAGCTAGCTGCGGAAGTCACTATCCAACCTGTGGATATTTTGGGTGTGGACGCCGCTATTATATTCTCAGATATTTTGGTGATCCCAGAAGCCATGGGGCTTAAATACGAAATGGTTGAAAAAAAGGGCCCGTGGTTTCCAGAAACCGTCAATGGATATGACGATTTTAACAAGCTAAGGAAAGCTGATGTTGAGTCTGATTTGGGCTATGTTCTTGAAGCTATTAAAATCACTAAGAAAGAATTAAATGGTCGCGTGCCATTGATCGGTTTTGCAGGAGCGCCTTGGACGATTTTCTGCTATATGATTGAAGGTCAAGGAAGCAAAACTTTTTCGAAAGCTAGAAGAATGCTCTACAATGAGCCTCTCCTTGCCGATCAGCTATTACAACTCATCACTGACAGCACTATTGATTATTTGAAAGCTCAAATTGCTGCAGGAGCAGACATTGTACAAGTATTTGATTCTTGGGCGGGCATTTTACCTCCCGATCATTACCAAAAATATTCAATGAAGTACATCGCTCAAATTTGCGACGCCATTGAGGAAGTTCCAGTAACTGTATTTGCCAAGGGAGCCTATTTTGCCAGACAAGAGATGCGTCACTTAAATTGTCAAACAGTTGGGCTTGATTGGAATATGGATATTCAAGAATCCAGACGCCTAATCGGGGAAAATAAGACTTTGCAGGGTAACTTAGATCCTTGTACGCTATACGGTTCTACCACAGAAATAGAAACTGCGACTAGAAAGATGCTCGACGGCTTTGGGCCAAGCAGACACATTGCCAACCTCGGTCATGGGGTTTATCCGGATACCGACCCAGAAAAGGTAAAGGTGTTTATTAACACGGTTAAGGAGTATAGCGCTGTCATGCACAGTACCTCCAACTAG
- a CDS encoding amidohydrolase, which translates to MKRILSIAVAILLTTALSSTNFKNDPKPSLKEKVLELAKKVEPKVVNWRHWVHENAELSNREFKTAAYVSAHLKSLGFDVQENVAKTGVVGILKGGKPGPVIGLRADMDGLPVKERADIPWASKQIGEYNGEEVPVMHACGHDTHVAILMGVAEVLSEIKSDLKGTIKFIFQPAEEGAPPGEEGGAELMVKEGVTKGMDAIFGLHINSKTEAGKVRYRSAGIMAAVNSFSIKIKGVQTHGSTPWTGVDPIVTAAQIINNAQTVVSRSLPLTKAAAVLTFGKVEGGVRSNIIPEEVELVGTIRTLDAGMRQTLFDRFERIVKNTGESNGAEAVLTINKGYPVTYNDPDLTAMMADTFIEVAGADNVESNMDAITGAEDFSFFQEQIPGLYFFIGGMKKGQDPSTAAPHHTPDFYVDDSGLLNGIKLLSRMAVDYGEKRN; encoded by the coding sequence ATGAAGCGAATCCTATCTATTGCAGTAGCCATTTTACTCACAACGGCGCTGTCTTCCACGAATTTCAAAAACGATCCTAAACCCAGTCTGAAGGAGAAAGTGCTCGAACTGGCAAAGAAAGTTGAACCAAAAGTTGTCAACTGGCGGCATTGGGTACATGAGAATGCAGAATTATCGAATCGAGAGTTTAAAACGGCGGCTTATGTATCGGCACACTTAAAGAGTCTTGGTTTCGACGTTCAAGAAAACGTGGCAAAAACTGGTGTAGTAGGTATTCTGAAAGGAGGAAAACCGGGTCCGGTGATTGGCCTAAGGGCTGATATGGATGGGCTTCCCGTAAAAGAGCGCGCAGATATTCCTTGGGCTTCTAAGCAAATTGGGGAATATAATGGTGAAGAAGTTCCTGTAATGCATGCCTGTGGTCATGATACTCATGTGGCTATTTTGATGGGTGTGGCTGAAGTATTGAGCGAAATAAAGTCTGACTTAAAAGGAACCATCAAATTTATATTTCAGCCTGCGGAGGAGGGAGCTCCTCCAGGAGAAGAAGGCGGTGCTGAGCTTATGGTGAAAGAGGGCGTGACCAAAGGTATGGACGCCATTTTCGGTTTACACATTAATTCTAAAACGGAAGCAGGAAAGGTTCGCTATCGATCAGCTGGTATTATGGCGGCTGTCAACAGTTTCAGCATTAAAATCAAAGGTGTTCAAACTCATGGCTCTACTCCTTGGACTGGTGTAGACCCAATCGTTACGGCAGCTCAAATCATTAACAATGCCCAAACAGTTGTGAGTAGAAGTTTACCCCTTACAAAAGCAGCGGCTGTTTTGACTTTCGGTAAAGTAGAAGGAGGCGTTAGAAGTAATATTATTCCGGAAGAAGTTGAACTTGTAGGCACCATCAGAACCCTTGATGCTGGCATGAGACAAACGCTTTTCGATAGGTTTGAAAGAATTGTAAAGAATACTGGAGAAAGTAACGGTGCCGAAGCTGTACTAACGATTAATAAGGGATACCCAGTCACCTATAATGACCCTGATTTGACCGCTATGATGGCCGATACTTTTATTGAAGTAGCCGGTGCCGATAACGTTGAATCAAATATGGACGCCATCACAGGTGCTGAAGATTTTTCGTTCTTTCAAGAGCAAATTCCTGGGCTTTACTTTTTCATTGGTGGTATGAAAAAGGGTCAAGACCCTTCTACGGCTGCACCACATCATACGCCTGACTTTTATGTAGATGACTCTGGCTTGCTAAACGGCATTAAACTTTTGAGTAGAATGGCGGTTGATTATGGGGAGAAAAGGAATTAA
- a CDS encoding cupin domain-containing protein, whose translation MPFINLEDIASRELLPGFSVKMIHSEKMTLAYWDIKAGSVLPEHSHPHEQIAAQVISGEFELILDGQSKVMKSGDVAVIPSNMVHSGKAITDCQLLDAFSPVREDYL comes from the coding sequence ATGCCATTTATTAATTTAGAAGATATAGCATCAAGAGAATTACTCCCTGGCTTTTCTGTTAAAATGATTCATTCAGAGAAGATGACGTTGGCCTATTGGGATATTAAAGCGGGTAGCGTACTTCCTGAGCATAGTCACCCACACGAACAAATTGCAGCACAGGTTATATCAGGCGAGTTTGAATTGATTTTAGATGGTCAATCTAAAGTTATGAAGTCAGGTGATGTAGCAGTTATTCCTTCAAACATGGTACATAGCGGAAAGGCCATCACCGATTGCCAACTTTTAGATGCTTTCAGCCCTGTGCGAGAAGATTATCTCTAG
- a CDS encoding bifunctional heptose 7-phosphate kinase/heptose 1-phosphate adenyltransferase, whose amino-acid sequence MSFSNAKSLFNVFDKLKILVIGDVMVDSYIWGSVSRISPEAPVPVVLAEKKEKRLGGAANVALNVQALGATPIPCAVVGDDLDGKFFLDRLEERGIPGKGMIISAERSTTVKERVLSGAHQLLRVDTETDKELSKIEQKSLLAHIKNLLPECDAVIFEDYDKGVINKKIISETIAEANKLNIPTVVDPKKKNFLDYKGVTLFKPNLKELREGLEIECDPTNLASVKSGAKELQDRLDAKMVMVTLSEHGVFMKDNGDTHLIPAHIRQISDVSGAGDTVISIVACGLAAGLDAKRTAALANLGGGLVCEHVGVVPVNRNDLAAEADEQNLFD is encoded by the coding sequence ATGAGTTTCTCCAACGCCAAATCACTTTTTAATGTCTTCGACAAGCTGAAAATACTTGTGATAGGCGATGTAATGGTAGATTCATATATATGGGGAAGTGTAAGTAGAATATCCCCTGAGGCACCAGTACCTGTGGTATTAGCAGAGAAAAAAGAGAAGAGATTGGGAGGTGCTGCCAATGTGGCTCTAAATGTTCAGGCTTTGGGTGCTACACCCATACCTTGTGCAGTGGTTGGAGATGATCTAGATGGTAAGTTTTTTCTAGATCGTTTAGAGGAGCGAGGAATTCCGGGAAAAGGAATGATTATCAGTGCAGAGAGAAGCACGACCGTGAAAGAACGAGTACTTTCAGGAGCACATCAATTACTTCGAGTAGATACTGAAACCGATAAGGAGTTAAGTAAAATAGAGCAAAAGAGCCTCTTGGCTCATATCAAGAACCTACTTCCAGAATGCGATGCCGTGATCTTCGAAGATTACGATAAAGGGGTGATTAATAAGAAAATCATATCAGAAACAATCGCTGAGGCGAATAAGCTCAATATTCCAACAGTTGTTGATCCGAAAAAGAAGAACTTTTTAGACTATAAAGGTGTCACGCTTTTCAAACCAAATTTAAAAGAGCTGAGAGAGGGTTTGGAAATAGAATGCGATCCAACCAATCTAGCATCTGTGAAATCAGGAGCAAAGGAACTTCAGGATAGGCTGGATGCTAAAATGGTGATGGTTACGCTTTCGGAACACGGCGTATTCATGAAGGATAACGGTGATACTCATCTTATACCTGCCCACATAAGACAGATTTCTGATGTTTCTGGAGCAGGAGACACCGTTATCAGCATTGTGGCATGTGGATTAGCTGCAGGCTTAGATGCTAAAAGAACTGCCGCATTGGCTAATTTAGGAGGGGGGCTCGTCTGTGAACACGTAGGTGTGGTTCCCGTAAACAGAAATGACTTAGCCGCCGAAGCTGACGAACAAAACCTCTTTGACTGA
- a CDS encoding pyridoxal phosphate-dependent aminotransferase, giving the protein MLSDRVKNMAESATLAMAAKAREYKSRGINVISLSLGEPDFKTPKHIQEGAKGAIDEGKYFAYPPVNGYADLREAICDKFKRENGLDYGPNQIVVSNGAKQSIANVFQAIINEGDEVIVFAPFWVSYSALIELAGGVPVLISGDITTDFKVTADQLAAAFTAKTKAVIFSSPCNPTGSVFTKDELIPISEEILKHENVVVVADEIYEHINYTGAHASIGTLPGMLERTVTVNGMAKGFAMTGWRVGYIGAPLWLAKACNKVQGQFTSANCGIAQRAALTGLTSDLGPTKEMAKEYFRRRDLVKELLDEIPGFKTNVPQGAFYFFPDISAYFGKTDGETTINNASDLSMFLLDHAHVSLVTGEAFGDPNCIRLSYAASEEDLREAIARIKKALSKLS; this is encoded by the coding sequence ATGCTTTCAGATCGCGTAAAAAATATGGCCGAGTCAGCTACGCTGGCAATGGCAGCTAAAGCTAGAGAATACAAATCACGAGGGATAAACGTGATTAGCTTAAGTTTGGGAGAGCCAGACTTCAAAACGCCAAAGCACATTCAGGAAGGTGCTAAAGGGGCCATTGACGAGGGAAAATATTTTGCTTACCCTCCAGTTAATGGTTACGCCGATTTAAGAGAAGCCATCTGCGATAAATTCAAAAGAGAAAATGGCCTTGATTATGGTCCAAATCAAATTGTAGTATCTAATGGGGCGAAACAATCCATAGCGAATGTTTTCCAGGCCATCATCAATGAAGGCGATGAGGTAATCGTATTTGCACCGTTTTGGGTGAGCTATTCAGCTTTGATTGAATTGGCAGGAGGTGTACCAGTCCTAATTAGTGGCGACATTACAACAGACTTTAAAGTAACAGCTGATCAATTGGCTGCCGCTTTTACCGCTAAAACGAAGGCCGTCATATTTTCATCTCCATGTAACCCTACAGGCTCAGTATTTACGAAAGATGAGCTAATACCAATCTCAGAAGAGATACTCAAGCACGAGAATGTTGTGGTAGTGGCAGACGAGATTTATGAACATATTAACTACACTGGCGCACATGCAAGTATAGGAACCCTACCGGGAATGCTGGAAAGAACAGTGACTGTGAATGGTATGGCAAAAGGTTTTGCTATGACTGGCTGGAGGGTCGGCTATATAGGAGCACCTCTTTGGCTAGCCAAGGCTTGTAACAAAGTACAAGGTCAATTCACTTCTGCTAATTGTGGTATTGCCCAAAGAGCAGCTTTAACAGGGTTAACTTCCGATTTAGGCCCTACAAAAGAAATGGCCAAAGAGTATTTCAGAAGAAGAGATTTGGTCAAAGAACTACTTGATGAGATTCCGGGCTTTAAGACCAATGTTCCTCAAGGAGCTTTTTACTTTTTCCCCGATATCAGTGCTTACTTTGGTAAAACTGATGGTGAAACCACCATCAACAATGCGAGTGATTTAAGTATGTTTTTGCTTGATCATGCCCATGTTTCACTAGTTACAGGCGAAGCTTTTGGAGACCCTAATTGCATTAGGCTTTCTTACGCGGCCTCTGAAGAAGATTTGCGCGAAGCGATCGCTAGAATAAAAAAGGCACTATCTAAACTGTCGTAA
- the recR gene encoding recombination mediator RecR: protein MNFPPKLVDNAIEEISKLPGIGKKTALRLVLHLLKQDQQTTQNLSESLTRLREQTQYCSTCHIISDTSDCTCKTIKRELNTICVVQDTPDVIAIENTAQYRGLYHVLGGVISPIEGIGPDELNIDTLINRIKDSEPKIEEVILALSPTMEGDTTAFYLTKKLKEFGVKITSIARGIPIGGELEFADEVTLGRSIMTRTNYE from the coding sequence TTGAATTTTCCTCCAAAACTTGTCGATAACGCAATAGAGGAGATATCTAAGCTGCCGGGAATTGGTAAGAAGACGGCCCTACGGTTGGTGCTTCATTTACTAAAACAGGATCAGCAAACCACCCAAAATTTATCGGAATCGCTAACTAGGCTGCGCGAGCAAACACAATATTGCAGTACTTGCCATATTATTTCCGATACTTCTGACTGTACTTGTAAAACCATAAAAAGAGAGTTGAATACAATCTGTGTGGTTCAAGATACCCCCGATGTAATTGCGATTGAAAATACCGCACAGTACCGTGGCTTGTATCATGTGCTTGGTGGTGTGATTTCACCCATAGAGGGAATAGGCCCAGATGAGTTGAATATTGACACTTTAATTAATCGGATAAAAGATAGTGAGCCAAAAATAGAAGAGGTAATTTTGGCGCTTAGCCCTACCATGGAGGGAGACACTACTGCCTTTTATCTGACCAAGAAGTTGAAGGAATTTGGTGTGAAAATCACTTCTATAGCAAGAGGTATACCGATAGGCGGAGAGCTTGAATTTGCCGATGAGGTAACTTTAGGTAGAAGTATAATGACTAGAACGAACTACGAATAA
- a CDS encoding ATP-dependent Clp protease adaptor ClpS, whose amino-acid sequence MQMNYQEEEAVELLEVAVEDDLCDLVVFNDDVNTFEHVSNILIKVCKHSAEQAEQCTLLIHYKGKCTVKTGSFAELRPMCENILDAGITATVM is encoded by the coding sequence ATGCAAATGAATTATCAAGAAGAGGAGGCAGTGGAATTATTAGAGGTTGCCGTTGAAGACGATCTTTGTGATTTAGTTGTTTTCAATGATGATGTGAATACATTTGAGCACGTATCGAACATCCTTATTAAGGTTTGCAAGCATTCAGCAGAACAGGCAGAACAATGCACACTCCTGATTCACTATAAAGGGAAGTGCACCGTGAAAACTGGTTCTTTCGCTGAGTTAAGACCAATGTGCGAAAACATATTAGACGCTGGCATTACTGCCACAGTCATGTAA